Proteins from a single region of Streptomyces sp. TN58:
- a CDS encoding non-ribosomal peptide synthetase — MTEPTARLVRLSPTRLAALRRRAGDYRDRTITTACSTGLAYWATGRSPDGMELTRDTLFADVLGWADNGGAPPTGWEIGDDARSITLPEGVDPADAQLALDDLADFPDRPLGTIAPSSVAARVETLARWNDTGADRARPTIVEMFREQARTRPDAVAVVDERRSLTYGQVAAYSSQLAHELLDRGTTAEQVVGISLARSADMVVALLGVLQAGAAFVPLDPQWPAARRAVVVEDAGVVLQLNGTGGHAPGEPAAVAVDLGDWRHGSHPGGGTGITTPGDALAYVIFTSGSTGRPKGAMIRHEAISERLLWQTHEILGFGHDDASLFKAPLSFDISVNEIFLPLVSGGRLVVLRPGGERDPHHLLGVIAEQRVTFTYLVSSMLDVLLDIAGDSGRLASLRHVWCGGEVLTPELYERFRDRLDIPMYHGYGPAETTIGVSHVVYRGTAERLTTSIGRANPNTQLYVLDDELRPVPVGVGGELYVGGFLLGRGYAGAPGLTASRFVANPFAADGSRLYRTGDLARYAPDGTLDFLGRADNQIKIRGMRLEIEDVEAGLAEHPRVRHACVVAKQNTAGGTYLAGYVIPAAGAADLTAQEVAEWAAGHMVEYMVPARIVVMKEFPLTANGKLDRAALPEPGTGTGPLVPPATDNERLVCAAVAALLRLDAVGVDQDFFRLGGDSLLAISLLGALRKDGLHVTPRQIFTHSVIGALAAAAVPADTAAEDHDDVETGPVTGSPVLRWLGETTDAVDGFVQSVVLNTPADLTAGALDAVLAALVERHAVLRARLVRGDHWSLDIPAPGDRTTAGWQESDRPLDECAALAAAALDPEHGVMLRAVWRRDARQLVLVAHHVVVDGLSWRILAEDCATAWRLYTSGEPVRLPPAGTSFRRWTQLLEHAAFDGDRAHYRRPLPGPDAPLGRRALNAADTVARERTTTVTVGPDVTATLLGDLPARFHAGVNDVLLTALAVTLARWRRDLGQDQSFAHIELEGHGREARFVADGAGFEPELSRTVGWFTTLFPVTVDPGAAADPTDPAYLAAALKAVKEDLARVPRNGLSYGALRHLGGARFDTPAPQVLFNYLGRFDAGSSADWELAHTTSQLGERRDPRMRLPRALEFNAIAEPDTAGAYRLATTLSWPEGLLTDEDAAAIGAHYRQTLTALAALDRNGHGGHTPSDFPLVSLTQADVDELDGPALRDVLPLTPLQEGLYFHSVFDDDSAGAYVEQQLLTLEGQVDADRLAAAATRLLALFPNLAARFTPLADGRVVCVLESGTQAPFTVLDRPGITDDEIREHAEQDRRAGFDLAAGPLMRYTLIRAGAGRTVLVQTVHHIIADGWSVPPMLRALLAEYHAPGTVHPVGGFTDYVRWLAGRDQDESDRVWREQLAGLPGPSLVAEGHTPSDRFADTAAEPDGDDLDGAVRAAGVPLSVAVHSAWAVALGGLLHARDVVFGSTVSGRDAEVPGIEDMVGLFINTVPVRARWTTATTARDLFAQVGEHQSAVRPHQHVSLARIGRHTGAGPLFDTLVVFDVTTDTAALRGPGDSLVVTGIVNEGAPHYPLTLVAERTPEGRPRFNLIYDGTLLREAGARAILSAFTRALTALLTRPDALVDVLAGDLAPGAARRPAGTTPQAAEAAPTARTDQPAQTAQPAPNTLGALFDAAARRDPAATAVTQCALDGATRSLTYAELAAGRDELAATLRAAGIGPGTRVAVAVPRSLEQVTALVAVVTAGGAYVPLDLGHPDGRLEYVLADAAPQAVLVTPEHRDRFTRLLARAGVPARVLVQGERLPRTTTGPAARAAGPHDPAYVIYTSGSTGRPKGVVVPHSSVVALLANTRPDMDFGPRDVWVQFHSYSFDFAVWELWGALVHGGELLVPDYALTRSPVDFHRLVRERAVTVLNQTPSAFHRFMEADRHTAEPLPALRRIILGGEPLDLGRLRGWVGRHGTASPQLVNMYGITETTVHVTHRVLTDEDFERGGGASPIGVPIPGLVTHLLDDRLRPVPPGRVGAVYVAGDQVSLGYLGRPGLTAGRFVADPFAGGGARMYHTGDLARRTLDGELEFTGRADDQVQLNGFRIEPAEVEAAIRELDGVVDAAVTVADSGDHLVAHIAGRVPDDLTGLLSAKLPPHMVPARVLETDALPLTVNGKLDRQALTERAARAAAVDAGAVPPVTAQDTALTALTAIFTDTLPGTAVDGDCDFFRAGGDSILAITVVNRARALGLAITPRDVFLLRTPRALAAHLAASAPETATPAPESAAREDGPLTPTPIILRLRRLGGSLARFAQARAVTAPAGTGYADAERAANAVVAAHPVLRLRLRVEHGVWTLRTEPARTATVVRTDTADPETAADEAAGRLDPETGDVIAFSWLEASRTLVVAVHHLAVDTVSWLILLDDLAAALRGAPPAPPTTSYAEYARALADPSAHPGDDGLDHWITTLQAPPLLPAVRAPRDTVTVLPPDLSDLLTRTAPTALGVGLTELLCGALRAALTRIQPAPTDLAVDLERHGRDPVLPHHDYTRTVGWFTSIAPVRLTPHTDPVAAAREVAARRPDERAHLAYGRLRHLDPQTAPLLDAQPQVLFNYLGRGGESQALPVTGGDRDSSPYAVEVNAWTDAATGSLHAVLTLAEGIPDEITGHWHDALEHIARAAATAERTAPVTPLQRGLYFQAQLGGPAGHYVAQSWFAFDRRLDTDALAEAMARVIARHPSVGAGFATDDDGNAVQVLAAGRRVDVRTVHLATDAEVDTLLARDRDTGFDPARPPLIRLTVVRRPDGRDGLLLSYHLLLWDGWSREIVLRDLFAAYEGCLAGDPATPAPANPSFEDHARALAAKDPAPAERFWARHLAGLPGPTLLAGPAPALADGLPRALVHTLDPDRSQLLRDTARTHGVTLNSVLTGAFGLLLGARTGRGDAVFGVTVSGREGEGLDGIVGVLLNTVPMWTRARPEDTVRAYLTSVQAARVEAMEHEHIGLGEIQRAGGHDTLFDNLFVLQNFLDLDAFADMNARHGITGVRADDSTHYPYTWVVTPGDRLTVKLEYRDHDTAAARQLLDDYLRILDDLARATGPLGTLPGLGPRPEPAERTDVGTDTVVDRFDLAADRDPGRTALVAHGHTMTFAGLRDRSRAVAGVLAARGIGPETTVGLAVPRSLDSIVALFAVLRTGAAYVPLELDHPDERIAAIVADARPEVILSVSAVSPRLRRLPGDLIELDRPLPAAEPVTTFAPGDPHRLRHPAYTIYTSGSTGRPKGVVTEYAGLTNMLVNHQRRIFEPVLADHGHRVFRIAHTVSFAFDMSWEELLWLADGHEVHICDEELRRDAPRLVEYCLRHAIDVVNVTPTYAGQLLAEGLLDDPDRRPALVLLGGEAVTPALWQRLAETDGTAGYNLYGPTEYTINTLGVGTFECEDPVVGVAIDNTDVYVLDPWLRPLPDGVPGELYVAGIGIARGYLGQPAQTAHRFVACPFGRPGERMYRTGDLVSRRPDGNLAYLGRTDQQVKIRGHRVEPGEVEAAFAAHPAVRFAAAVAQPDPQVDGAYRLAAYLVLDGSDLAAVAAEVGAALPDFLRPTHYAQVDAIPLTVNGKADTRALPEARPLGALTTAGERGPRTATEAAVCAFFAEALDLDDDEVSAVGDFVSLGGHSMLAVRLIALLRREYGPVVTIRDLFTLRTPEAIARHLDDNS, encoded by the coding sequence ATGACGGAACCGACCGCTCGTCTCGTGCGGCTTTCTCCCACGCGCCTGGCCGCGTTACGCCGGCGCGCGGGCGACTACCGCGACCGCACCATCACCACGGCGTGCTCGACCGGGCTGGCGTACTGGGCCACCGGCCGCAGCCCCGACGGCATGGAACTCACCCGCGACACCCTCTTCGCCGACGTCCTCGGCTGGGCCGACAACGGCGGCGCCCCGCCAACCGGCTGGGAGATCGGCGACGACGCCCGCAGCATCACCCTCCCCGAAGGCGTCGACCCGGCCGACGCGCAACTCGCCCTCGACGACCTGGCCGACTTCCCCGACCGGCCCCTCGGCACCATCGCCCCCTCCAGCGTCGCGGCCCGCGTCGAGACCCTGGCCCGCTGGAACGACACCGGCGCGGACCGGGCCCGCCCCACCATCGTCGAGATGTTCCGCGAACAGGCGCGCACCCGCCCCGACGCCGTCGCCGTCGTCGACGAACGGCGCTCCCTCACCTACGGCCAGGTCGCCGCGTACTCCAGCCAGTTGGCCCATGAACTCCTCGACCGCGGGACCACCGCCGAACAGGTCGTCGGCATCTCCCTGGCCCGCTCCGCCGACATGGTCGTCGCCCTGCTCGGCGTGCTCCAGGCCGGCGCGGCGTTCGTACCCCTCGACCCGCAGTGGCCCGCCGCACGACGGGCCGTCGTCGTCGAGGACGCCGGCGTCGTGCTCCAGCTCAACGGCACGGGCGGGCACGCCCCCGGCGAACCGGCCGCCGTCGCCGTCGACCTCGGCGACTGGCGGCACGGCTCCCACCCCGGCGGCGGCACCGGCATCACCACACCCGGCGACGCCCTCGCCTACGTCATCTTCACCTCCGGCTCCACCGGCAGGCCCAAGGGTGCCATGATCCGGCACGAGGCGATCAGCGAGCGCCTGCTGTGGCAGACCCACGAGATCCTGGGCTTCGGCCACGACGACGCCTCCCTGTTCAAGGCACCCCTGTCCTTCGACATCTCCGTCAACGAGATCTTCCTGCCCCTGGTGTCCGGCGGCCGCCTGGTGGTCCTGCGGCCCGGCGGCGAACGCGACCCCCACCACCTGCTCGGCGTGATCGCCGAGCAGCGCGTCACCTTCACCTACCTGGTGTCGTCCATGCTGGACGTACTGCTCGACATCGCCGGCGACTCCGGCCGGCTCGCCAGCCTGCGGCACGTGTGGTGCGGCGGCGAAGTGCTCACCCCCGAGCTGTACGAGCGGTTCCGCGACCGGCTCGACATACCCATGTACCACGGCTACGGGCCGGCCGAGACGACCATCGGCGTCTCCCACGTCGTCTACCGGGGCACGGCGGAACGCCTGACCACGTCGATCGGCAGGGCCAACCCCAACACCCAGCTCTACGTCCTCGACGACGAGCTGCGCCCGGTACCGGTCGGGGTCGGCGGCGAACTGTACGTCGGCGGATTCCTGCTCGGCCGCGGATACGCCGGCGCCCCCGGCCTGACGGCCTCCCGGTTCGTCGCCAACCCCTTCGCCGCAGACGGCTCGCGCCTGTACCGGACCGGGGACCTGGCCCGGTACGCACCGGACGGGACACTCGACTTCCTCGGCCGTGCCGACAACCAGATCAAGATCCGCGGCATGCGGCTGGAGATCGAGGACGTCGAGGCAGGCCTCGCCGAACACCCGCGCGTACGCCACGCCTGCGTCGTCGCGAAGCAGAACACCGCCGGCGGCACCTACCTGGCCGGCTACGTCATCCCCGCCGCCGGAGCGGCGGACCTGACGGCCCAGGAGGTCGCGGAGTGGGCGGCCGGGCACATGGTCGAGTACATGGTGCCCGCCCGTATCGTCGTCATGAAGGAGTTCCCGCTCACCGCCAACGGCAAGCTCGACCGCGCCGCGCTCCCCGAGCCCGGCACCGGGACAGGCCCGCTCGTCCCGCCCGCCACCGACAACGAGCGTCTGGTGTGCGCCGCGGTCGCCGCGCTCCTGCGGCTGGACGCGGTCGGCGTCGACCAGGACTTCTTCCGGCTCGGCGGCGACAGCCTGCTCGCCATCTCCCTGCTCGGCGCGCTGCGCAAGGACGGCCTGCACGTCACACCGCGGCAGATCTTCACCCACAGCGTGATCGGCGCGCTGGCCGCGGCGGCCGTCCCCGCCGACACCGCCGCCGAGGACCACGACGACGTCGAGACCGGCCCGGTCACCGGCTCGCCCGTCCTGCGCTGGCTCGGCGAGACCACCGACGCCGTCGACGGCTTCGTGCAGTCCGTCGTGCTGAACACCCCCGCGGACCTGACCGCGGGCGCCCTCGACGCGGTCCTCGCCGCCCTCGTCGAACGCCACGCCGTGCTCCGCGCCCGGCTCGTACGCGGCGACCACTGGAGCCTCGACATCCCGGCGCCGGGGGACCGCACCACCGCCGGCTGGCAGGAGAGCGACCGGCCGCTCGACGAGTGCGCCGCCCTCGCCGCCGCCGCACTGGACCCCGAGCACGGCGTCATGCTGCGCGCCGTATGGCGCCGCGACGCCCGGCAGCTCGTCCTCGTAGCCCACCACGTCGTGGTCGACGGCCTGTCCTGGCGGATCCTGGCGGAGGACTGCGCCACCGCATGGCGCCTGTACACCTCCGGCGAACCGGTCCGACTGCCGCCCGCGGGCACCTCGTTCCGCCGGTGGACCCAGCTGCTGGAACACGCCGCGTTCGACGGCGACCGCGCCCACTACCGGCGCCCCCTGCCCGGGCCGGACGCCCCGCTGGGCCGGCGCGCGCTCAACGCGGCCGACACCGTCGCACGGGAGCGCACGACGACCGTCACGGTCGGCCCCGACGTCACGGCCACCCTGCTCGGCGACCTCCCCGCCCGGTTCCACGCGGGCGTCAACGACGTACTGCTGACCGCTCTCGCCGTCACCCTCGCCCGGTGGCGCCGCGACCTCGGCCAGGACCAGTCCTTCGCCCACATCGAGCTGGAGGGCCACGGCCGCGAAGCCCGCTTCGTCGCCGACGGCGCCGGCTTCGAACCCGAACTCTCCCGGACCGTCGGCTGGTTCACCACCCTCTTCCCGGTCACCGTCGACCCCGGCGCGGCGGCCGACCCCACGGATCCCGCCTACCTGGCGGCCGCCCTGAAGGCGGTCAAGGAAGACCTCGCGCGCGTCCCGAGGAACGGCCTCTCCTACGGCGCCCTGCGCCACCTGGGAGGCGCCCGGTTCGACACCCCCGCACCCCAGGTGCTCTTCAACTACCTCGGACGCTTCGACGCGGGATCCTCAGCAGACTGGGAACTCGCGCACACCACCAGCCAGTTGGGGGAGCGGCGGGACCCCCGCATGCGACTGCCCCGCGCACTGGAGTTCAACGCCATCGCCGAACCCGACACGGCCGGCGCCTACCGGCTGGCCACCACCCTCTCGTGGCCCGAAGGGCTGCTCACCGACGAGGACGCCGCGGCCATCGGCGCCCACTACCGGCAGACCCTCACCGCGCTCGCCGCACTCGACCGGAACGGCCACGGCGGCCACACCCCCAGCGACTTCCCCCTGGTCTCCCTCACCCAGGCCGACGTCGACGAGCTGGACGGCCCCGCCCTGCGCGACGTCCTGCCGCTGACCCCGCTCCAGGAAGGCCTCTACTTCCACTCGGTCTTCGACGACGACTCCGCCGGCGCCTACGTCGAACAGCAACTGCTGACCCTGGAAGGACAGGTCGACGCCGACCGGCTCGCCGCGGCGGCCACCCGCCTGCTCGCCCTCTTCCCCAACCTCGCCGCCCGCTTCACACCCCTCGCCGACGGCCGCGTGGTCTGCGTGCTCGAAAGCGGCACACAGGCCCCCTTCACCGTCCTGGACCGGCCCGGCATCACCGACGACGAGATCCGCGAGCACGCGGAGCAGGACCGCCGCGCCGGATTCGACCTGGCCGCCGGCCCGCTCATGCGGTACACGCTCATCCGTGCCGGAGCCGGCCGCACCGTCCTGGTCCAGACCGTGCACCACATCATCGCCGACGGCTGGTCGGTGCCGCCGATGCTCCGCGCCCTCCTCGCCGAATACCACGCGCCGGGCACCGTGCACCCCGTCGGAGGCTTCACCGACTACGTGCGCTGGCTCGCCGGCCGGGACCAGGACGAGAGCGACCGGGTGTGGCGCGAACAGCTCGCCGGCCTGCCCGGCCCCTCGCTGGTCGCCGAAGGGCACACACCGTCCGATCGGTTCGCCGACACGGCCGCCGAGCCGGACGGCGACGACCTCGACGGAGCCGTCCGGGCGGCCGGCGTCCCCCTCAGCGTCGCCGTGCACAGCGCCTGGGCGGTGGCCCTCGGCGGCCTCCTGCACGCCCGCGACGTCGTCTTCGGCTCCACGGTGTCCGGGCGGGACGCGGAGGTGCCGGGCATCGAGGACATGGTCGGCCTGTTCATCAACACCGTCCCCGTACGCGCCCGCTGGACCACCGCCACCACGGCCCGCGACCTGTTCGCCCAGGTGGGTGAGCACCAGAGCGCCGTGCGGCCGCACCAGCACGTCTCACTGGCCCGCATCGGCCGCCACACCGGCGCCGGCCCGTTGTTCGACACCCTGGTCGTCTTCGACGTCACGACCGACACCGCCGCGCTGCGCGGCCCCGGGGACTCCCTCGTCGTCACCGGCATCGTCAACGAGGGTGCCCCGCACTACCCGCTGACCCTCGTGGCCGAGCGTACGCCCGAAGGCCGGCCCCGCTTCAACCTGATCTACGACGGCACCCTCCTGCGGGAGGCCGGCGCCCGCGCGATCCTGTCCGCCTTCACCCGCGCCCTCACCGCCCTCCTCACCCGGCCGGACGCCCTGGTCGACGTCCTGGCCGGCGACCTGGCACCCGGCGCCGCCCGACGCCCGGCCGGTACGACACCCCAGGCCGCCGAGGCCGCCCCGACGGCCCGGACCGACCAGCCCGCCCAGACGGCCCAGCCCGCCCCGAACACCCTGGGCGCCCTCTTCGACGCCGCCGCACGCCGCGACCCGGCCGCCACCGCCGTCACCCAGTGTGCCCTCGACGGCGCCACCCGCTCGCTGACCTACGCCGAACTGGCCGCGGGCCGCGACGAACTGGCCGCCACCCTGCGCGCCGCCGGCATCGGCCCCGGCACCCGCGTCGCCGTCGCCGTACCGCGCTCCCTGGAACAGGTCACCGCACTCGTCGCCGTCGTCACCGCGGGCGGCGCCTACGTACCGCTGGACCTCGGCCACCCCGACGGCCGGCTGGAGTACGTCCTCGCCGACGCCGCCCCGCAGGCCGTCCTCGTCACCCCGGAGCACCGGGACCGCTTCACCCGGCTGCTGGCCCGGGCGGGCGTCCCCGCCCGCGTCCTCGTACAGGGCGAGCGGCTGCCGCGAACCACCACAGGCCCCGCCGCGCGCGCCGCCGGCCCGCACGACCCCGCCTACGTCATCTACACCTCCGGATCCACCGGCCGGCCCAAGGGCGTCGTCGTCCCGCACTCCAGCGTGGTGGCCCTCCTCGCCAACACCCGCCCCGACATGGACTTCGGACCGCGCGACGTATGGGTGCAGTTCCACTCCTACTCCTTCGACTTCGCCGTCTGGGAACTGTGGGGAGCCCTGGTCCACGGCGGCGAACTGCTGGTGCCGGACTACGCGCTCACCCGCTCCCCGGTCGACTTCCACCGGCTGGTGCGCGAACGCGCCGTGACCGTCCTCAACCAGACCCCCTCCGCCTTCCACCGGTTCATGGAGGCCGACCGGCACACCGCCGAGCCGCTCCCCGCACTGCGCCGGATCATCCTCGGCGGTGAGCCGCTGGACCTCGGGCGGCTGCGCGGCTGGGTCGGGCGGCACGGCACCGCCTCCCCCCAGCTCGTCAACATGTACGGCATCACCGAGACCACCGTCCACGTCACCCACCGGGTCCTGACCGACGAAGACTTCGAGCGCGGCGGCGGCGCCAGCCCGATCGGCGTCCCGATCCCCGGCCTGGTCACCCATCTGCTCGATGACCGGCTCCGGCCGGTGCCGCCGGGCCGGGTGGGCGCCGTCTACGTCGCCGGCGACCAGGTCTCGCTCGGCTACCTGGGCCGGCCCGGGCTCACCGCCGGCCGGTTCGTCGCCGACCCCTTCGCCGGCGGCGGCGCCCGCATGTACCACACCGGCGACCTCGCACGCCGCACGCTCGACGGCGAGCTGGAGTTCACCGGCCGCGCCGACGACCAGGTACAGCTCAACGGCTTCCGCATCGAGCCGGCCGAGGTGGAGGCGGCGATCAGGGAACTCGACGGCGTCGTCGACGCCGCCGTCACCGTGGCGGACAGCGGCGACCACCTCGTCGCCCACATCGCAGGCCGGGTACCGGACGACCTCACCGGCCTGCTCTCGGCGAAGCTTCCCCCGCACATGGTGCCCGCCCGGGTGCTGGAGACCGACGCCCTGCCGCTGACGGTCAACGGCAAACTGGACCGCCAAGCCCTCACCGAACGGGCCGCCCGCGCCGCTGCGGTGGACGCCGGTGCCGTTCCGCCCGTGACGGCGCAGGACACCGCACTCACGGCGCTGACCGCCATCTTCACCGACACCCTGCCCGGCACCGCCGTGGACGGCGACTGCGACTTCTTCCGGGCCGGCGGCGACAGCATCCTCGCCATCACCGTCGTCAACCGGGCCCGGGCCCTCGGCCTCGCCATCACACCGCGGGACGTCTTCCTGCTCAGGACGCCGCGCGCGCTCGCCGCACACCTGGCGGCGAGCGCACCAGAAACCGCGACACCCGCCCCCGAGTCCGCCGCCCGCGAGGACGGACCCCTGACACCGACCCCGATCATCCTGCGCCTGCGCCGACTGGGCGGCTCCCTCGCCCGGTTCGCGCAGGCCCGGGCCGTGACCGCGCCCGCAGGAACCGGATACGCCGACGCCGAGCGCGCCGCGAACGCCGTCGTGGCCGCGCACCCGGTCCTGCGGCTGCGCCTGCGCGTCGAGCACGGCGTATGGACCCTGCGTACCGAACCCGCCCGCACGGCCACCGTCGTACGCACGGACACCGCCGACCCCGAGACCGCGGCCGACGAGGCCGCGGGACGCCTCGACCCCGAGACCGGCGACGTCATCGCCTTCTCCTGGCTGGAGGCGAGCCGCACCCTGGTGGTCGCCGTGCACCACCTCGCCGTCGACACCGTGTCCTGGCTGATCCTGCTGGACGACCTGGCCGCGGCCCTGCGCGGGGCGCCGCCGGCGCCGCCGACCACCTCCTACGCCGAGTACGCGCGGGCCCTGGCCGACCCGTCGGCCCACCCCGGCGACGACGGCCTCGACCACTGGATCACCACACTCCAGGCGCCCCCGCTGCTGCCCGCCGTCCGGGCGCCGCGCGACACCGTGACCGTGCTCCCGCCCGACCTGAGCGACCTCCTCACCCGCACCGCCCCCACCGCACTCGGCGTCGGCCTCACCGAACTGCTGTGCGGCGCCCTGCGCGCCGCCCTGACCCGCATCCAGCCCGCACCCACCGACCTCGCCGTCGACCTGGAGCGGCACGGCCGCGACCCGGTACTGCCCCACCACGACTACACCCGCACGGTCGGCTGGTTCACCTCCATCGCACCCGTGCGCCTCACCCCCCACACCGACCCGGTCGCCGCCGCCCGCGAGGTCGCCGCACGCCGCCCCGACGAGCGCGCCCACCTCGCCTACGGCCGGCTCCGCCACCTCGACCCGCAGACCGCCCCGCTCCTGGACGCCCAACCGCAGGTGCTCTTCAACTACCTGGGCCGGGGCGGCGAATCCCAGGCCCTGCCCGTCACCGGCGGCGACCGGGACAGCAGCCCCTACGCCGTCGAGGTCAACGCCTGGACGGACGCGGCCACCGGAAGCCTGCACGCCGTCCTCACCCTCGCCGAGGGCATCCCCGACGAGATCACCGGACACTGGCACGACGCACTGGAGCACATCGCGCGGGCCGCCGCGACCGCCGAGCGCACCGCACCGGTCACCCCCCTCCAGCGCGGCCTGTACTTCCAGGCCCAGCTGGGCGGACCGGCGGGACACTACGTCGCGCAGAGCTGGTTCGCCTTCGACCGGCGCCTGGACACCGACGCCCTCGCCGAGGCCATGGCCAGGGTGATCGCCCGCCACCCGTCGGTGGGCGCCGGCTTCGCCACCGACGACGACGGCAACGCCGTGCAGGTCCTCGCGGCCGGCCGGCGCGTCGACGTACGCACCGTCCACCTCGCGACCGACGCCGAGGTCGACACCCTGCTGGCCCGGGACCGCGACACCGGCTTCGACCCGGCCCGGCCGCCCCTGATCAGGCTGACCGTGGTGCGCCGCCCCGACGGCCGCGACGGCCTGCTGCTCAGCTACCACCTCCTGCTGTGGGACGGCTGGTCACGCGAGATCGTGCTCCGCGACCTGTTCGCCGCCTACGAGGGCTGCCTGGCCGGCGACCCGGCGACGCCCGCCCCGGCCAACCCGAGCTTCGAGGACCACGCCCGCGCCCTCGCCGCCAAGGACCCGGCCCCGGCCGAACGGTTCTGGGCGCGGCACCTGGCAGGCCTCCCCGGCCCGACCCTGCTCGCCGGCCCCGCACCGGCCCTCGCCGACGGCCTGCCCCGCGCGCTCGTCCACACCCTCGACCCCGACCGGTCACAGCTGCTGCGGGACACCGCCCGCACGCACGGCGTCACCCTGAACTCGGTACTGACCGGCGCCTTCGGCCTCCTGCTCGGCGCCCGGACGGGCCGCGGCGACGCCGTGTTCGGGGTGACGGTCTCGGGCCGGGAGGGCGAAGGCCTGGACGGCATCGTCGGCGTGCTGCTCAACACCGTGCCCATGTGGACGCGGGCACGGCCCGAGGACACCGTCCGCGCGTACCTGACGTCCGTGCAGGCCGCCCGGGTCGAGGCGATGGAACACGAACACATCGGGCTCGGCGAGATCCAGCGCGCCGGCGGACACGACACGCTCTTCGACAACCTCTTCGTCCTCCAGAACTTCCTGGACCTGGACGCCTTCGCCGACATGAACGCCCGCCACGGCATCACCGGCGTCCGGGCCGACGACTCCACGCACTACCCGTACACCTGGGTCGTCACCCCGGGCGACCGGCTCACCGTCAAACTGGAGTACCGCGACCACGACACCGCGGCCGCCCGGCAGCTCCTCGACGACTACCTGCGCATCCTCGACGACCTGGCCAGGGCGACCGGACCGCTCGGCACCCTGCCGGGCCTCGGACCGCGGCCCGAGCCCGCCGAGCGCACCGACGTGGGCACGGACACCGTCGTCGACCGGTTCGACCTGGCGGCCGACCGGGACCCCGGACGGACCGCCCTCGTCGCCCACGGACACACCATGACCTTCGCCGGCCTCCGGGACCGCAGCCGCGCCGTCGCGGGCGTCCTCGCCGCACGCGGTATCGGCCCCGAGACCACCGTCGGCCTCGCCGTCCCCCGTTCCCTCGACTCGATCGTGGCGCTGTTCGCCGTACTGCGCACGGGCGCCGCGTACGTCCCGCTGGAGCTGGACCACCCCGACGAAAGGATCGCCGCCATCGTCGCGGACGCCCGCCCCGAGGTGATCCTCAGCGTCAGCGCCGTGTCACCACGGCTGCGCCGACTGCCCGGCGACCTGATCGAGCTGGACCGGCCGCTCCCCGCGGCCGAGCCCGTCACGACGTTCGCCCCCGGCGACCCGCACCGCCTGCGCCACCCCGCCTACACGATCTACACCTCCGGATCGACCGGCAGGCCCAAGGGCGTGGTGACCGAGTACGCGGGCCTGACCAACATGCTGGTCAACCACCAGCGCCGGATCTTCGAACCGGTACTGGCGGACCACGGCCACCGGGTCTTCCGGATCGCGCACACCGTGTCGTTCGCCTTCGACATGTCGTGGGAGGAACTGCTGTGGCTCGCCGACGGCCACGAGGTGCACATCTGCGACGAGGAACTGCGCCGCGACGCCCCACGGCTCGTCGAGTACTGCCTCCGGCACGCCATCGACGTCGTCAACGTCACCCCGACCTACGCCGGGCAACTGCTCGCCGAGGGCCTGCTCGACGACCCGGACCGGCGGCCCGCCCTCGTCCTGCTGGGCGGCGAAGCCGTCACGCCCGCACTGTGGCAGCGGCTCGCCGAGACGGACGGCACGGCCGGCTACAACCTGTACGGACCCACCGAGTACACCATCAACACCCTCGGCGTCGGCACCTTCGAATGCGAGGACCCCGTGGTGGGCGTCGCCATCGACAACACCGACGTGTACGTCCTGGACCCCTGGCTGCGGCCCCTCCCCGACGGCGTCCCCGGCGAGCTGTACGTGGCGGGCATCGGCATCGCGCGCGGCTACCTCGGACAGCCCGCCCAGACCGCGCACCGCTTCGTCGCCTGCCCCTTCGGCCGGCCCGGCGAGCGCATGTACCGCACCGGGGACCTGGTGTCACGGCGGCCCGACGGGAACCTGGCGTACCTGGGCCGCACCGACCAGCAGGTCAAGATCCGGGGACACCGCGTCGAACCGGGCGAGGTGGAGGCCGCGTTCGCCGCGCACCCGGCGGTCCGGTTCGCCGCCGCGGTCGCCCAGCCCGACCCCCAGGTCGACGGCGCGTACCGGCTGGCCGCCTACCTCGTACTGGACGGCTCCGACCTGGCGGCGGTCGCCGCCGAAGTGGGCGCCGCGCTGCCGGACTTCCTGCGCCCGACGCACTACGCCCAGGTCGACGCGATCCCGCTGACCGTCAACGGCAAGGCCGACACCAGGGCACTGCCCGAGGCCCGCCCGCTGGGCGCGCTGACCACGGCGGGGGAGCGCGGGCCGCGTACCGCCACCGAGGCCGCCGTCTGCGCGTTCTTCGCCGAGGCACTGGACCTGGACGACGACGAGGTGAGCGCGGTGGGTGACTTCGTGTCCCTCGGCGGACACTCCATGCTGGCGGTGCGGCTGATCGCCCTGCTCCGCCGGGAGTACGGTCCAGTGGTCACGATCCGCGACCTGTTCACCCTGCGCACCCCGGAAGCGATTGCCCGCCACCTCGATGACAACTCCTGA